In Candidatus Bathyarchaeia archaeon, the following are encoded in one genomic region:
- a CDS encoding antitoxin VapB family protein produces the protein MTIKDDVYRKLLMIKRESKSFSELFERLIERTSPFEVLKNLRGCVEFRDKEALLREIYSARAERRL, from the coding sequence ATAACGATTAAGGATGACGTATATAGGAAGTTGTTGATGATTAAGCGTGAGAGTAAGAGTTTTAGTGAGCTATTTGAGAGGCTTATTGAGCGCACCAGCCCCTTTGAAGTCTTAAAGAATCTTAGGGGCTGCGTGGAGTTTAGGGATAAAGAGGCTCTGCTAAGGGAGATTTATTCTGCGAGGGCTGAGCGTAGATTATGA
- a CDS encoding MFS transporter — MLAKIYRNVGRNARILILTEPLWSIPMSWVFFYRPMFLSIVIRLSSIEIGILITLFNLITSIMPLLGGYLADRFGRKIVFMLFDSVCWLTSLAIWTVSHNIWHAFLAYIIESCTSTIYSVWECLLVEDTRHEFRSLIYGSISAMWTIGSLTTPIAGCIIGFYGLNIGCRIIFSLALCALVPAFIVRQIYLQEPELGRRVMSDRSFSSIKGYLNSLSVVRRSRMILALLIIIIIAGFYNSSYAYFSLYLVHEDGIGLSEDVASLIPSVSSIISLIFSLTVVSRLKSRDGYLKTLILGYGLGSLALLILINSQKGFLPTALLAAALLGFYSTVAFSVSRTFLSNQIDTVDSRARAKILSISITLSSLINLPTPTLVGYLFSLNPRTPFIIILASFLTSMLILIGFLKKQGSPP; from the coding sequence TTGCTAGCTAAAATTTATAGGAATGTTGGTAGAAACGCTAGGATATTAATATTAACCGAGCCATTATGGAGTATACCCATGAGCTGGGTCTTCTTCTATAGACCGATGTTTCTAAGTATAGTTATTAGGCTTTCATCTATTGAAATAGGCATCCTAATAACACTATTTAACCTCATTACATCTATCATGCCCCTTCTCGGCGGGTATCTGGCCGATCGATTTGGTAGAAAAATAGTTTTCATGCTCTTTGACAGCGTTTGCTGGTTAACCTCCCTAGCTATATGGACAGTTAGCCATAATATTTGGCATGCATTCTTAGCATATATTATTGAGAGCTGCACCTCAACAATCTACTCGGTGTGGGAATGCCTACTCGTTGAGGATACTAGACATGAATTTAGGTCACTTATTTACGGCTCTATCTCAGCGATGTGGACAATTGGCTCCCTAACAACGCCTATTGCCGGATGTATTATTGGATTTTATGGGCTTAATATTGGATGCAGAATTATCTTTTCGCTCGCCCTCTGTGCTCTGGTGCCAGCCTTCATAGTTAGGCAAATATATCTTCAGGAGCCGGAATTGGGCCGGAGAGTTATGTCAGATAGATCTTTTTCAAGCATTAAGGGATACTTAAACTCATTATCTGTGGTGAGAAGGAGTAGAATGATCCTGGCTTTGCTCATAATAATCATAATAGCTGGCTTCTATAATTCCTCATATGCCTACTTCTCACTTTATTTAGTACATGAGGATGGAATCGGATTAAGTGAAGATGTAGCCTCATTAATCCCATCAGTTTCATCAATAATTTCATTAATATTTTCTTTAACTGTGGTTTCAAGACTTAAGTCTAGAGATGGCTACCTGAAAACCCTAATACTTGGCTATGGCTTAGGCTCTCTAGCGCTTCTTATCCTCATAAATTCTCAGAAAGGTTTTCTGCCAACAGCCCTCTTGGCAGCAGCTCTACTAGGATTCTACTCCACAGTGGCATTCTCGGTCTCCAGAACATTCTTATCAAATCAGATCGATACTGTTGACAGTAGGGCTAGAGCTAAAATCCTATCCATATCCATAACATTATCTTCACTCATAAATCTACCAACACCGACTCTGGTCGGATATTTATTCAGCTTAAACCCGAGGACTCCATTCATAATAATCCTCGCCAGCTTCTTAACATCCATGTTAATTCTTATAGGCTTCCTGAAGAAACAGGGTTCTCCACCTTAG
- a CDS encoding THUMP domain-containing protein: MSESTLTLSNRDAAENLVWLMVTTVPGLEDIVLRETSEKLSVFEANIRFCNVSGRVSLKIPESQIDRVFKLRSIEHVIQLIEVFKVKKTRDGLNQIYNGVFSLDIPLGSTFRVTCERIGEHEFTSIDVQREAGQALVDKYRRKVDLKNPETIVRVDVAHNFCIVGLQKTRVSLKIRYPRAFQHYSALNPIIAYAMLRLAEVKPGDKVLDPFCGGGTIIIEAAQVWGNLDLLGIDISPKSVEGAWKNAEAAGVKDRVKFMVGDSRRLNKVLAVDWKVNKVVSNLPFGIRSGRLEVIPKIYEDFLRTLKSFLEEDSRVCLLTIHKRILEDLCGELGYTLIDSRQILYGGLQAWIILLKPIF, from the coding sequence ATGAGTGAGTCAACATTAACGTTAAGTAACAGGGATGCCGCCGAGAACCTAGTTTGGCTTATGGTTACAACAGTTCCTGGCTTAGAGGATATTGTTTTAAGAGAGACTTCTGAGAAGCTCAGCGTCTTCGAAGCTAATATAAGATTCTGTAATGTTAGTGGAAGAGTATCCCTAAAAATACCTGAGAGCCAGATCGATAGAGTCTTTAAATTGAGAAGCATAGAGCATGTTATACAATTAATAGAGGTTTTTAAAGTTAAAAAGACTAGGGATGGGTTAAACCAGATATATAATGGGGTTTTCAGCCTCGATATACCATTAGGCTCAACATTTAGGGTTACATGTGAGAGGATTGGAGAGCATGAGTTCACAAGTATAGATGTTCAGAGGGAGGCTGGGCAAGCACTTGTAGACAAATATAGGCGTAAGGTTGACCTCAAAAATCCTGAAACAATAGTCAGGGTGGATGTCGCCCATAACTTCTGTATCGTAGGCTTACAGAAGACTAGGGTCTCACTTAAAATACGTTATCCAAGAGCCTTCCAGCATTATTCAGCTTTAAATCCAATAATAGCTTATGCAATGCTAAGGCTGGCTGAGGTTAAGCCGGGGGATAAGGTTTTAGATCCATTTTGTGGCGGCGGAACAATAATAATAGAGGCTGCTCAGGTATGGGGGAACCTAGATCTCCTAGGGATTGATATAAGCCCAAAAAGTGTTGAGGGTGCGTGGAAAAACGCTGAAGCAGCTGGAGTTAAAGATAGGGTTAAATTTATGGTAGGTGATTCGAGACGGCTCAACAAGGTTCTAGCAGTAGATTGGAAGGTCAATAAGGTTGTTTCAAATTTACCCTTCGGGATTAGAAGTGGCAGATTAGAAGTTATACCAAAAATTTATGAGGATTTCCTAAGGACCCTTAAATCATTTTTAGAGGAAGATTCTAGGGTTTGCCTACTTACGATTCATAAGAGAATCCTAGAGGATCTATGTGGAGAGCTAGGTTACACCCTAATCGATAGCAGGCAGATACTTTATGGCGGGTTACAGGCATGGATAATTCTACTTAAGCCAATTTTTTAG
- a CDS encoding DUF87 domain-containing protein produces the protein MRIIGRVADGATETKARLILLKDMEKNVVSEELVLIKNGGENNPVNEILGVLREGLGKNEFLSHTSYRPDVAYLRHGGEPSGAREVYSFAIEPIGALTNDGIEPNRFIIQPRSPVYLLEDQDNPLERIAKGRDVVWSDAYLEGHPSWKVPFDKIFLPYHVGVYGSTGCGKSWFTRYILIPLYRKAGYKVLILDWSGTDYAPLMKNDEVIKLSEIALDEESILSYFQDKTFGFARNDVVKDCFDEFLEGWVSKVKDAYLNSENPSEHLYKELKAYIENIVSSIERKDSRAAAQRACRRVFRRLKPSDLHPVMGVLGIEELFQEVERKGILAIDMGGALTEAKLGFFLSLSKYLYSLMETGRNLGIALVIDEAPQYAPWDARGLQAETCEMIKNLAALGRKRMLNLTLIAQGIKGEIGVNAAVRRNLNTHFFGRIHPLDASGEGGASEWLSPYGISPSNLLQLKLGRFYFAGAMNPSPVPLLITYKPEN, from the coding sequence TTGAGGATTATAGGTAGAGTTGCTGATGGTGCAACTGAAACTAAAGCTAGGCTTATACTACTTAAGGATATGGAGAAAAACGTTGTCTCAGAGGAGCTCGTTTTAATTAAGAATGGTGGAGAAAATAACCCTGTTAATGAGATACTAGGTGTTTTGAGGGAGGGGCTTGGGAAAAATGAGTTCTTAAGCCACACATCCTATAGACCTGATGTAGCATATTTAAGGCATGGCGGTGAGCCTTCCGGGGCTAGAGAGGTTTACTCTTTCGCCATAGAGCCTATAGGGGCTTTAACCAACGATGGGATAGAACCCAATAGATTCATTATTCAGCCTAGATCACCTGTTTACCTACTTGAGGATCAAGATAACCCTCTTGAGCGAATTGCTAAGGGAAGAGATGTCGTATGGTCTGATGCATATTTGGAAGGGCATCCATCATGGAAGGTTCCCTTTGACAAAATATTTCTACCATACCATGTTGGTGTCTATGGGAGTACTGGATGCGGTAAATCATGGTTCACTAGGTACATACTTATCCCACTCTATAGGAAAGCAGGCTACAAAGTGCTCATATTAGATTGGAGTGGAACCGATTACGCTCCCCTAATGAAGAATGATGAAGTCATTAAGTTATCGGAGATAGCCCTTGATGAAGAGTCAATATTAAGCTATTTTCAAGATAAAACCTTCGGCTTTGCGAGAAACGATGTGGTTAAAGACTGCTTTGATGAATTCCTAGAGGGGTGGGTATCAAAGGTTAAGGATGCATATCTTAACTCCGAAAATCCATCTGAACATTTATATAAAGAGTTAAAGGCATACATTGAGAATATTGTATCTAGTATAGAGCGGAAGGATTCCAGAGCGGCGGCTCAAAGGGCATGTAGAAGAGTGTTTAGGAGACTTAAACCCTCAGACCTACACCCAGTTATGGGGGTTCTAGGCATAGAAGAGCTCTTTCAAGAGGTTGAGCGGAAGGGGATACTAGCCATAGATATGGGCGGAGCCTTAACGGAAGCCAAACTAGGCTTCTTCTTATCACTCTCAAAATATCTATATAGTTTAATGGAGACTGGTAGAAATCTGGGCATAGCCCTAGTAATAGATGAAGCACCGCAATATGCTCCTTGGGATGCAAGAGGATTACAGGCAGAAACATGTGAAATGATAAAAAATCTGGCAGCTCTGGGTAGAAAGAGAATGCTGAACCTTACGCTTATAGCGCAGGGTATAAAGGGTGAGATAGGTGTAAACGCTGCTGTCAGAAGAAATTTGAATACACATTTCTTCGGTAGAATACACCCACTGGATGCAAGCGGAGAAGGGGGAGCTTCTGAATGGCTATCACCTTATGGTATATCGCCCAGCAATCTACTGCAACTTAAACTTGGAAGATTCTATTTTGCCGGCGCAATGAACCCGTCACCAGTACCATTACTAATTACATATAAACCCGAAAATTAA
- a CDS encoding DNA double-strand break repair nuclease NurA: MAETFDELPEWIKLPLDLQHEFFQIAEEEAERLVNVIRTIDENLKTLKMEIYPHVHGFPDQIKRSIVGAVDSSRSPRFSERLGVRYGVFATGIVYLRGTESRREKFKPGIFKRKQALSQDESKYFFPLLTTYCERKMALEALKECDLLFIDGSFYSFIYPALDMKKLGFLESEEKRRILNEVFRLTEELRKSGRVLGVIKRSHTKAIGGYVFFKSGNKTFVNIIDKHILSLIMPGRTFFEYSSILGDKPTAVYTGISNMVSRGRTSENKEELFKMAEEKAYKPFEELDFSKDGFIEMRRAQVRFHGELPPCELEYPSKINLIDVLSEENLFSDVTNLPIALDLVDNLVNISSKFTEEFVSEIEGRVLNSITKNGGNIESTKVFFTFLNPQKPF; this comes from the coding sequence ATGGCTGAAACCTTCGATGAGTTGCCAGAGTGGATTAAGCTTCCACTCGACCTACAGCATGAGTTTTTCCAGATAGCCGAGGAGGAGGCGGAGAGACTAGTTAATGTAATTAGGACTATTGATGAGAATCTGAAAACTCTCAAGATGGAAATATATCCCCATGTGCATGGGTTTCCAGATCAAATTAAAAGATCAATTGTAGGAGCGGTTGATAGCTCCAGATCGCCGAGGTTCAGCGAGAGACTCGGTGTAAGATACGGAGTCTTCGCCACGGGGATAGTTTATTTAAGAGGCACAGAGAGTAGAAGGGAGAAATTTAAGCCAGGTATATTTAAGAGGAAGCAAGCTCTCTCACAGGATGAGAGTAAGTATTTCTTTCCTCTATTAACAACCTATTGTGAGAGAAAAATGGCTCTTGAAGCTCTAAAAGAATGCGACTTACTCTTTATAGACGGAAGCTTCTACAGTTTTATATATCCAGCATTAGACATGAAGAAGCTCGGATTCCTAGAATCTGAGGAAAAAAGGAGAATCCTCAATGAGGTTTTCAGACTTACTGAGGAGCTTAGGAAGAGTGGAAGGGTTTTGGGAGTCATTAAGAGGAGCCATACTAAAGCAATTGGAGGATACGTTTTCTTTAAATCTGGCAATAAAACCTTCGTGAACATCATAGATAAGCATATTCTCTCGTTAATTATGCCGGGAAGAACGTTCTTTGAGTATAGTAGCATTTTAGGAGATAAACCAACAGCAGTGTATACTGGGATATCAAATATGGTTTCAAGGGGGAGGACAAGCGAAAACAAGGAAGAATTATTTAAGATGGCTGAGGAAAAGGCTTACAAACCATTTGAAGAACTGGATTTTTCAAAGGATGGATTTATTGAAATGAGGAGAGCGCAGGTAAGGTTTCATGGAGAACTACCACCTTGCGAGCTAGAGTATCCCTCAAAAATTAATCTTATTGATGTGCTCTCAGAGGAGAACCTATTTAGTGATGTAACAAATTTACCAATAGCCCTAGACCTCGTAGATAACCTAGTAAATATTTCATCGAAATTTACCGAGGAATTCGTCTCGGAGATTGAGGGCAGGGTATTAAACAGCATAACAAAGAATGGTGGAAATATTGAATCCACAAAAGTTTTCTTCACATTCTTAAATCCCCAGAAACCATTTTAG
- a CDS encoding nitroreductase family protein, with protein sequence MEVFKVISERRSIRKYKKEPIPDEILERILEAGRLAPSAANRQPWCFIVVKDENVKNKLIDACRGQKFVGDAGAVIAVLGDPGASRWYKQDPFIAASFMTLEAYEEGLGVCWIGAFEEEKVKQVLKMPENLSVIILLTVGYPDEEPAPKPRKPREEIFFLDEYGKKYSFKTL encoded by the coding sequence ATGGAGGTATTTAAGGTAATATCAGAGAGGAGAAGCATTAGAAAGTATAAGAAAGAACCAATACCAGATGAGATCTTAGAGAGAATTCTTGAGGCTGGAAGGCTTGCACCATCAGCAGCTAATAGACAGCCATGGTGCTTTATAGTAGTTAAGGATGAGAATGTTAAGAATAAGCTTATTGATGCATGTAGGGGTCAAAAATTTGTTGGGGATGCGGGGGCCGTAATAGCTGTCTTAGGGGATCCGGGCGCCTCAAGATGGTACAAACAGGATCCGTTTATAGCAGCAAGCTTCATGACCCTTGAAGCGTACGAAGAAGGGTTAGGTGTCTGTTGGATAGGCGCATTTGAGGAAGAAAAAGTCAAGCAGGTGCTAAAGATGCCTGAAAACCTCTCGGTAATAATACTTCTAACTGTAGGATACCCGGATGAGGAGCCAGCGCCAAAACCTAGAAAACCTAGGGAGGAAATATTCTTCTTGGACGAGTATGGTAAGAAATATTCGTTTAAAACCCTCTAA
- a CDS encoding metallophosphoesterase: MGIKILAGTDFHGFKPAFELFAEKVKTFKADIMVICGDITNFGTIEQAKNLLSILAKTGAPIFFVPGNCDPPSLININLEGVRCVHGNSVLYNNLVFMGVGGSPITPFNTFFEMSEEKIAEVLQECLHKFGGETKKHKMILLSHSPPKNTALDRAFSGIHAGSTSVRGFIEEHKPLLVVCGHIHEAKGKERVGDTLIINPGPARQGNCAVISIEGDEVNADFYSIKM; the protein is encoded by the coding sequence TTGGGCATAAAAATACTTGCTGGCACGGACTTTCATGGTTTTAAACCAGCCTTTGAACTCTTCGCTGAGAAAGTGAAAACATTTAAAGCTGATATCATGGTTATATGCGGCGACATAACAAATTTCGGCACGATCGAGCAGGCAAAAAACCTCCTATCAATCTTAGCTAAAACTGGTGCGCCCATCTTTTTTGTTCCAGGGAATTGCGACCCACCGTCACTCATCAATATTAATCTTGAGGGTGTGAGATGCGTTCATGGCAATAGTGTCTTGTATAACAATTTAGTGTTTATGGGTGTTGGCGGCAGCCCAATAACACCGTTTAACACATTCTTTGAGATGAGCGAGGAGAAAATTGCTGAAGTATTACAGGAATGCTTGCATAAGTTTGGCGGCGAAACCAAGAAGCACAAAATGATCCTATTATCCCATTCTCCCCCAAAAAACACGGCTCTCGATAGAGCCTTCTCCGGCATACATGCAGGGAGCACCAGCGTAAGAGGGTTTATTGAGGAACATAAACCGTTATTAGTGGTTTGTGGGCATATACATGAGGCTAAGGGGAAAGAAAGAGTAGGTGATACATTAATAATTAATCCTGGACCAGCGAGGCAAGGGAATTGCGCGGTAATATCTATTGAGGGAGATGAGGTGAATGCTGATTTTTACTCTATAAAAATGTGA
- a CDS encoding FKBP-type peptidyl-prolyl cis-trans isomerase — MTLEKGDFVLIDYVARVAETGEVFDTTIEETARKEGIYQEGGIYEPKLVVIGEGWVLKALEEAILGLEVGKMATIEIPPEKGFGNRDPEKVKMYPLRKFTAQGVTPRVGMRIEVNGKVATVRAIGAGRVQLDFNPPLAGKTLIYEVILRKKIETIEEKIEALIHRRIPQIDIKRFSFEIEAEGVTINIPEEAFYIEGLQVIKRGIFMDIQKFFPEKKIVRFIEVFRRKEEPSSTTPSPAVNP; from the coding sequence TTGACGCTTGAAAAAGGAGACTTTGTACTAATAGACTATGTCGCTAGGGTTGCTGAAACTGGCGAGGTCTTTGATACAACTATTGAGGAAACTGCGCGTAAAGAGGGCATATATCAAGAGGGCGGAATATATGAGCCCAAGCTTGTCGTTATAGGTGAAGGATGGGTTCTAAAAGCTCTAGAAGAGGCGATTCTAGGACTCGAAGTGGGAAAGATGGCGACGATAGAGATCCCGCCTGAAAAAGGATTTGGAAATAGGGATCCGGAAAAGGTAAAAATGTATCCTCTAAGGAAGTTTACTGCGCAGGGAGTCACGCCAAGGGTGGGTATGAGAATCGAAGTTAATGGTAAAGTTGCTACTGTACGTGCAATAGGCGCTGGCAGGGTTCAATTAGATTTTAATCCACCATTAGCTGGTAAAACCCTTATTTACGAAGTTATTCTTAGAAAAAAGATTGAGACCATTGAGGAGAAAATTGAAGCATTAATTCACCGCAGAATCCCGCAGATAGATATTAAAAGATTCTCTTTTGAAATAGAAGCGGAAGGGGTCACCATAAATATTCCGGAAGAGGCATTCTATATTGAGGGGCTTCAGGTAATCAAGCGGGGAATTTTCATGGATATACAAAAATTCTTCCCGGAGAAGAAGATAGTGCGATTTATTGAAGTTTTTAGGAGGAAGGAGGAACCCTCATCAACAACACCCTCGCCAGCTGTAAATCCCTAG
- a CDS encoding UPF0179 family protein, with amino-acid sequence MGELFIHRGPGLKCGGCKYFDVCAKNLEIGRIYKIVNLRDKILTCEMHNIEMRVVEVVEAEVEAAINPKQAIEGIIFTFHPQICNRQDCENISICLPEALRDGDRCRVVNIYGALKCPRDLQLARVLLMRVPPSS; translated from the coding sequence GTGGGTGAATTATTTATTCATAGGGGTCCAGGTCTAAAATGTGGTGGATGCAAATATTTTGACGTTTGTGCTAAAAACTTGGAGATTGGACGAATATATAAAATTGTTAATCTGCGTGATAAAATCTTAACATGTGAGATGCATAATATTGAGATGCGTGTTGTTGAGGTTGTTGAGGCTGAGGTTGAAGCAGCCATAAACCCTAAGCAGGCAATTGAAGGAATTATATTCACCTTTCATCCGCAGATATGTAATAGACAAGATTGTGAGAACATTTCAATATGTTTACCCGAAGCCTTAAGGGATGGTGACCGTTGTAGAGTCGTTAACATTTATGGGGCGCTTAAATGTCCTAGGGATTTACAGCTGGCGAGGGTGTTGTTGATGAGGGTTCCTCCTTCCTCCTAA
- a CDS encoding NAD(P)-dependent glycerol-1-phosphate dehydrogenase yields the protein MQLPREIIVGRGSLEMIGSVCTDLGFNKDALIITGEKTFNVAGQKVKEILEGEGLTVNEHIIKSNTPTIDDVKISEIKIKELKPQVVLGIGGGTKIDIAKLSSARQGVPFISVPTTASHDGIASPFASLKGLNKPYSIMAQSPIAVIADTEVIIKTPYRFIASGCGDVIAKFTSTRDWKLAHEKKNEYYAQYTASIALMSAQHIVENSHLIKPNSEEGLRALLESLVSCGIAMGIAGSSKPCSGSEHLFSHALDLISPRPALHGEQCGIGTIMMAFLHGLDWMLIRDTLRRIGAPVTAEEIDIEPKYIIEALVMAPKIRPERYTILSEKPLTYESAQRLARETGVIS from the coding sequence ATGCAACTACCCAGAGAGATAATTGTTGGAAGAGGAAGCTTAGAGATGATTGGTTCAGTATGTACTGATTTAGGTTTCAATAAAGATGCCCTTATTATCACTGGTGAAAAAACTTTTAATGTTGCTGGTCAAAAAGTTAAAGAAATTCTTGAGGGTGAAGGTTTAACAGTTAATGAGCATATAATTAAATCTAATACCCCAACTATTGATGATGTGAAAATATCTGAAATAAAGATTAAAGAATTAAAACCTCAGGTTGTTCTAGGCATTGGTGGGGGGACAAAAATTGATATTGCGAAGCTTAGCTCCGCCCGCCAGGGTGTTCCCTTCATAAGTGTTCCGACAACAGCTTCGCATGATGGGATAGCTAGTCCTTTTGCCTCTCTGAAAGGCTTAAATAAACCATACTCGATTATGGCTCAGTCACCGATAGCTGTAATAGCCGATACAGAAGTTATAATTAAAACGCCTTATCGTTTTATTGCTAGTGGCTGTGGGGATGTGATAGCGAAATTTACCTCAACACGTGATTGGAAGCTAGCCCATGAAAAAAAGAATGAGTATTATGCCCAGTACACGGCAAGTATAGCCTTAATGAGCGCTCAACATATTGTTGAAAACTCGCATTTGATTAAGCCAAACTCAGAGGAGGGTTTAAGGGCTCTTTTAGAATCCCTCGTAAGTTGCGGTATAGCGATGGGCATAGCTGGAAGCAGTAAGCCCTGCAGCGGCTCTGAGCACCTTTTCAGCCATGCCCTAGACCTCATATCACCTAGACCAGCATTACATGGCGAGCAATGCGGGATTGGTACAATAATGATGGCTTTTCTACATGGTTTAGATTGGATGCTTATTAGGGATACTTTGCGGAGGATTGGAGCCCCCGTTACAGCTGAAGAAATAGATATAGAGCCCAAGTATATAATTGAAGCCTTAGTGATGGCTCCCAAAATCCGTCCGGAAAGATACACCATTTTAAGTGAGAAACCATTAACGTACGAGAGTGCTCAAAGACTGGCTAGGGAAACTGGGGTGATAAGTTAA
- a CDS encoding beta-CASP ribonuclease aCPSF1, giving the protein MPSLDKNKSEIRQIILEHIPKEAGITRIEFEGPALAIYAKKPEILVEKENIITNIVNIIKKRIVLRSDPSVRLPEKETERIIFEVVPKEAEITNITFDPPLGEVVIEAKKPGLVIGKNGSTLQEILLKTKWRPRAIRSPPKPSKIMMHIQHSLYASSKERERILRNVGERIFRPLLCEVGDIRVTMLGAAREVGRSAILVQTRESQVLLDCGINPGSTKPFEAFPRFDAPQFDIESLDAVVISHAHLDHCGFLPYLFKYGYDGPVYCSVPNVSLMTLLQLDYLDVLSKQGAPLPYDQKDVREAVLHTIPLRYGVVTDIAPDIRLTLHNAGHILGSSIIHLHIGEGYHNIVYTGDFKYGRTMLLEASATEFPRVETIITESTYSAPNDIMPSRADAEKKLVSIINETLNNGGKVIIPVPAVGRAQEIMLVIDEYMRRGELKEAPVFIEGMISESTAIHMAYPEYLSREVRNKIINENINPFESEYFTIVEHPSARSEIIEGEPCIILATAGMLEGGPVIDYFQNLAHDECNSLIFVSYQIEGTLGRRIQKGAQEVSIVDQEGKIKVIKVGLKVHTVEGFSGHSDRRQIINYLRKVSPKPENIIITHGERNKCLALADFLCRKYKVNAIAPDILETVRLK; this is encoded by the coding sequence TTGCCATCGCTTGACAAGAATAAGTCTGAGATAAGACAGATAATACTGGAGCATATCCCAAAAGAGGCTGGGATAACACGCATAGAGTTTGAGGGACCAGCGTTAGCCATCTACGCAAAGAAACCGGAGATACTGGTGGAGAAAGAAAACATAATTACTAATATAGTCAATATTATAAAGAAGAGAATTGTTTTGAGATCAGATCCCTCAGTGAGGCTCCCTGAGAAGGAAACTGAGAGGATAATATTTGAGGTTGTTCCAAAAGAGGCTGAGATAACAAATATAACATTTGACCCGCCTTTAGGCGAGGTAGTAATAGAGGCTAAGAAGCCAGGTTTAGTTATAGGGAAAAATGGATCAACACTCCAAGAGATACTTCTTAAAACAAAGTGGAGGCCCAGAGCTATAAGAAGCCCACCTAAACCGTCAAAAATAATGATGCATATACAACATTCGCTATATGCCAGTAGTAAAGAGAGGGAAAGAATACTCCGTAATGTCGGTGAAAGAATATTTAGACCATTATTGTGTGAGGTTGGCGATATAAGAGTAACTATGCTCGGCGCAGCTAGGGAAGTTGGACGCTCAGCAATCCTCGTCCAGACAAGAGAGAGCCAGGTCTTATTAGACTGTGGGATAAATCCTGGCTCAACAAAACCCTTTGAAGCATTCCCAAGATTTGATGCACCACAATTTGACATAGAATCATTGGATGCTGTTGTGATAAGCCATGCCCACCTAGATCACTGCGGTTTCCTACCATATTTGTTCAAGTATGGTTATGATGGACCAGTCTACTGCTCTGTTCCAAATGTCAGCCTAATGACCTTACTCCAACTCGATTACCTAGATGTTTTATCTAAGCAGGGTGCCCCATTACCATATGATCAGAAAGATGTACGGGAAGCCGTGCTACACACTATTCCATTACGTTATGGTGTTGTCACCGACATAGCGCCAGACATACGATTAACACTGCATAATGCTGGGCATATCCTTGGATCATCAATAATCCACTTGCATATAGGTGAGGGCTACCATAATATAGTTTACACTGGGGACTTTAAGTATGGTAGAACGATGCTTCTAGAGGCTTCAGCAACAGAGTTCCCAAGGGTTGAAACTATCATAACTGAGAGCACATATAGCGCTCCAAATGATATCATGCCCTCTAGGGCGGATGCTGAGAAAAAACTTGTCTCAATAATCAATGAGACCTTGAATAATGGAGGTAAGGTGATAATTCCAGTGCCAGCCGTTGGAAGAGCGCAGGAAATAATGCTCGTGATAGATGAGTATATGAGAAGAGGCGAGCTTAAAGAGGCCCCGGTCTTTATTGAAGGGATGATTTCTGAATCTACAGCTATTCACATGGCTTACCCAGAGTATCTGTCAAGGGAGGTACGTAACAAAATAATTAATGAGAATATTAATCCCTTTGAATCCGAATATTTCACAATTGTTGAGCATCCAAGCGCTAGAAGCGAAATAATTGAGGGTGAACCATGCATAATATTGGCTACAGCTGGCATGCTTGAGGGAGGACCTGTAATAGACTATTTCCAGAATCTCGCGCATGATGAATGTAATTCACTAATATTTGTCAGCTACCAGATTGAGGGCACATTAGGCAGAAGAATCCAAAAGGGCGCTCAGGAAGTTTCAATAGTAGATCAGGAGGGAAAAATTAAGGTTATAAAAGTTGGCTTAAAGGTTCACACAGTTGAGGGCTTCTCCGGACACTCTGATAGGAGGCAGATAATAAATTATTTGCGTAAGGTTTCACCGAAGCCAGAGAACATAATTATAACACATGGTGAGAGAAACAAATGCTTAGCTCTCGCCGACTTCCTATGTAGAAAATATAAGGTTAATGCCATAGCGCCAGATATTCTTGAAACTGTAAGGCTGAAGTGA